In the Pseudorasbora parva isolate DD20220531a chromosome 5, ASM2467924v1, whole genome shotgun sequence genome, TGCTGTTTATGTACAATTGGACTCGGGGCTCGACAGAAGAGAATTTTGTTGCTAATTATGTTTGGAAGACATAGATATGGTTTGTGTGAATCATCTTTCTATGTAGGTAAATTAAATCAGCTAGGCAACACGTCATAACTTTCATACTTTCATTCATAAATTCACCCCGTCTGTATTTGCCCGGATGTTActacttcttcttctttcggcttttcccttcaggggtcgccacagcgaatcaccTGCCTCCATCctgtcctatcctctgtatcctcttctctcagaccaactaccttcatgtcctccttcactacatccataaacctcctctttggtcttcctcttgacctcctgcctggcagctctaacctcagcatccttttaccaatataaaaatatgcagTAGCCCAGATGTTACTGATGCgaatatttaatttgaattcTTCAATCTGAATTTGAGCAGTAGAATCAGACTaatgttttctttaaaaaatattaaaaaatatatatatattaacttgAAATTTGTGATCTGAATTTGAGCAATCAAATGTGATCAACCAGAATCTATTTTATCTGGAATTCTGTAAGTTGATTTGTATCTGAATTTGTGAGCATTGAAAAGTATTCATCGAAATTCAGGTTTTTAGAGTTAAATTCGAATGGTTtccaaagtaaaataatttcaaaggGGTGAATTCAGAGCAAATAAATTCAGataaatgtttttcaaaataaaatatttcaaaactaaGTATTCAGTGGCTgttaaatttcaaatatttatgtcTCTTTTTTTGCTTCCATAGAGTCGCCTGTcgattgcatcatatctgcgttaccctcggtattcagttttatttggcagaaacgctttcctcttagcagtgtgaacaagtgtcacagcagctgctgagcTGCTGCACAGTGtaacataacatcattttcaatttcaacacactcaaatgtataaTATATGATAAACTGAGCTGTGTTAACTCCTACTtgtgaccggaaaagcggaaatagggTCGGCGCCTGGTGACTGTGTCCCGTtgtaataaaagtcctgctgctcgcGAGCAAGTGTTGTTtatctcattaacaatcgctTCAGCAGCCTTGCTCTGATTCcttaacactcggtcctgctttgcttcatactacagttaACTAACGTTAATAACTtaatccatgaacatgatttctgcccgagtcctagcccgattcttttccacggGCTGTGAGGTAAAGAACAATTTCTAGTAATGgaaatagtttttttaatggtatatttaggttattttaaCTATAATTAACTTATACTGAAAAAGtatgatttccacaaaaatatgaagctttctagcctgacaagccagacccacatcaagatgtttggtctggaaactcaccatagacagggctcaatccgaggggcgggatgaacggttgtctttcaaactccctctgcacgcgataggatagtgctacaccaaccagagcaacgaaggtgaaacagagcttgttgatagattaaacattcaccgtatccggtcggctaaactctgaacacatcttccctttttaagaatgacttcagtgccgttcttttctcagagaaaagctaacGAAAAGGCCGCCGCcgttttctgtgtttactagaagcacgcaaacgcaactcagccaccgtcattatggccccgcccgccggctctatacacgatgtgattggcctgtccAGATTgtagaggaatacagctcagaagggtattgagagttcctagacgacacttgcgggcagattaaatttgctgccgctagggtgcgtctagatttctaggctagaagcTTTCagtataataataagaaattattattacataCATGAGATTGTTAtatagaaattatttttgatGCAACAAAAGAATACAATATAAGAGACTGCTTACGAAAATATTTCAAagatcttactgaccccaaacttcgAATGAGTGTGTATCATTCTTTAGCATTAGAATAATGTGCCCTCATTTAGCAAAATATAATGGAAATGTGATTTGTTGGGAAACAACATTGAAACCACAGAAAAAGCTCATCTCTTTTGATACAAAaccatgtattttttaaatgtatttttctctTTTACTGTTGCCATATTGTTCATGAAAAGTTGATATTGGTATAAAAGTCATCATGTCTGAATCTTTGGCTTTCAGGTATCCAGATGTTCCAGGCACTGCGGAAGCCATTTCTCAGCTTGGCTGCAAGCACATTTGTAAGCATGTGAATGAGGCTCATGTTGATGAGAAAAATAAGATCGTAACCACCTGTGCTTTCATGTGCAAAGCACCAATACATGAAATATTTGATGGAATTGGAGTGATGGTACAGGAAGTGCTGAAACTTGCTTGAATTCTTGCAAAGTGAGCTGACTGACATTGTCTTTCTAGTGTTTGTATATATTAAACGATTCCACCTACAAGTGTCTGAATAAACATAAGTATCTAATTGTCTCATTGTTAAGATTTGTTACAGATGAATAATGAGTCGAAGCATTCTTTTACTGATTAGATTAATACTTCCTGATGGCATCTGAACATCTACATAGCTGGTGTTTTACTGAATGGGCTTATATTGTCTTCTGACCCTGCTGCTCAGACAGGCACAGAGATGCTAGACAACTTTAATTTGTCTCCATTTTCTAAAAATAGACAGTCAaactgccattcaaaagtttgggatcaatcctttttggggaaaatatatgtataattgTATGCAGCAACAATGCAATAAGTTGAAAAGTGAGAATTGAAACTGCTACATTGGTACAAAAAATATATGgctttcttttgaactttatgtTCATGAAAGTATTCTGAAAAATGTGTCACGGTTTCCTTTTGTGATTTTTCACAAAATTCCTTTTGTGATTTTTACcaaattatataaattacaatgtatattaaaatagaaacatttattttaaattgtaatattcacaacattgctgtttttacagtattttttatcaaatacatGCATCCTTGGTcaaaagagagaaaaataaaGGTATTGGTattgatggttccatgaagaacctttaacatatATGTAACCTTTCAATTGCATAAAAAATTCTTTGttatgggaaaaaaatattaatgtttagcattttaagaaagaaaaaaatattttaacaactGTTGACTGAAAGGTTTTTagagaacttttattttggcaaCTCTGCAAGACCCTGTTTTGGAACAatgttctttcaaaaacaaaatcttactAACACCAAAATAGGTGTGACgttattgcataaattaatatacAACAAACTGCTATTTTCAgcaacaaaaatacaaatacagaaCAGAAAACCTTGTGACAAAATCCTAAGAAGGAAATTATGTGAAACGCTTTCATTCAGAAAGTGTAAAAATCAACAAAGCTGTATTGGTTCTCTCCACTTTAATTTTGACAAAATGAACACTTGATTATCTCTAAATAAAAACTTGTAACAATTTGGTTGAAATACAATATCAAACACAGTGGTTATCATAGTTTTAACTTTGACCTCATCAGAATTTACACAACCATCAAAAGTTTGCTAGAAACTACTTGGTGACAAATATACAAGAACATTAGCAACAAAAGTCACGGCAGGTTTCTATAAGAAACTTGTTCTATAAGACAAGTGGATAACCAAGATACTTTCTAATAGCCTCAATAATGCAAGTGACATTACACAATAATTCAAGCCAAAGCTGAGTAGCGGCACTCATTTCTATGCATCATGTGCTTATTAAAGTGCATGTATGACCAAAGCATTGAGCAATCTTGGTTTGTGTCCAGACGGTCTACAGTGTAAATAATACCCTCCATAACATCAGCGGTCAGCACAGTTGAAGCATTAGCTTTGAACTTCTTCACCAGATCCTCATGACTTAGTGGTTTTCTCCAGTGACCGTAAAAAGTGTTGCAGCGTGCTGTGAACACTTCCCCCTGTGTTGTTTCCACAGCAATTTCACAATACATCTTTTCAAAGCTTGAATGATTGTCTTGTGGATTTTCCAACTTTACTTTCAGAAGCATCTCCTTTAGGGCACTTCTGTTCATCTGGCTTATGCTGAAGGATTCAACTGTGACCTGTCCATCAAGCAGTGCGGTACAGCAGTTGAACTGGAAGGAGTGTCTGGCTTGGTGTTCGCTAACCGGAAAAGGGCAGTCTACATATCTGGATGACGGCACTCTGAGTGTGATCTTCTTAATTTGACTGAGATTTGCATTTGGGTATTTAGCCAAAAATTTCGCCCTTGCTTCTATTGCTGCATCTGCCACCCAATGCATGCCGAGGTGTGCGGGAAAGCGCTTCTGTGCAATGTTCTGCTCTTCTAACACCCACTTGTACTGAGAAGTTGGGGTGACCTCAGCCAGTGGGTGAGGGACATAATCTGGATAGAAGGCCCCGAAGCCTGATTCCAGATCCAGAATCTGTGTATTACCCTCAAGGCCGAGGAGAGCGAGCTGGGAGGCCTCCAGACCCCCGCGGGCAGCATTGCCCATGTGGAGAGGTTTGGTCTGAGTAGCAGCATTTGCCATGGGAGCTCCAGCGGATGAGCAGGCTATTGCTAAAGCTGCTATGCTCTGGGCTGCTGGGAGACCCAAAAGTTTAGCCGAAGCAGCCGCGCTGCCCATAACCCCAACAACTGCAGGCGGGTGAAATCTGAGAGGGACACATTAATCAgaataaatatctaaaaaaaaaaaaaaaaaaaacatatatagtTGCAATTGATAAATAAAGCGCAttaaagtatttaattaaaatagacCAGATTGATCATTGATCATATTCAGATCATTTGAAATGTACACTAATTTTCAAGTTTGGAgtcatatgtaaaaaaaaaaaaaaaaaaaagagacaaaatAAATTGAGAAAAGATGCACTAAATTGGTCAAATGTGATATTCATGTTACCTATTTTGAATATATGGTGTTCCTGAGAAATAAAAGtgtcaacattgataataataagaattgtttcttgagcagcaaataagTATATATAGAACGatgaatattagaatgatttctgaacgatcatgtgactgaagactggagtaataatgcattgctaaaaattcagctttgaacgCAAGTGCATTTGcagatttctctctctctctctctctctctctctctctctctctctctctctctatatatatatatatatatatattataaaataccTATCTGTCAAGCATtactgaatatttttttattttgtgattatttcatgaatattattaaattatttatgtgACTCATAATAAATGAAAGTTATACAGTGCTAACATTTTTCTTTCTTGTATATACGCTATAGATTGCCACTTACATGCTACATTCAGTACTTCTAATTACTTTAATATTCCAGAAATATCATAAAGTTTCAGTTTCAGTCATTTGCTCAAAATTAAAATGACTACTGTTATAAAATGGAGgccagcatttatttaatctattTTGATTTCATTTAAATAGCAGATAATTTAAAGGTAattaaaatgcacacacacacacacacacacacacacacacacacacacacacacacacacacacacacacacacacacacacacacacacacacacacacacacacacacacacacacacacacacacacacacacacacacacacacacacacacacacacacacacacacacacacacacacacacacacacacacacacacacacacacacacacacacacacacacacacacacacacacacacacacacacacacacacacacacacacacacacacacacacacacacacacacacacacacacacacacaatttttttttttttttaccttttggGAATGTTGTAAGCCTCTTTAGAAAATCTCAGGAGTCTCCCCTGCACCTCCATGCCTACATTGAAAGCCAGCAAGAGCTCCAGGCCAGAGGGTTTAGCAGGCAGTGTTTCAGCCAGTGCCAGCAGAGCCGGCAACACAGCGCCAGAGGGGTGAGTGGCTGGATGCCAGGTGTCATCAAAGTCCATAGAGTGCACCTAATAGCACAGGAATAGATTCCATTATCAAACACCCATCTGAGAGAATACATACATGCTGTAGTGGGACCTCCTTGATTATGCAGATTTTTTTCACAAGTATTTCATGCATTTATTAGAGTATATGAAGGTGAGTATTTAAAATGACCTACCGCAACACCATTAACAAAGGCAGCATACTGAGGTGGAAGAGATATTCCTGGTCTCCCCCAGACCTTGCTGTTTTCCAGTGCATGCTGCCCCTAATTTATAAATGATCAAACAAATGTGCATAAGAGTCGGACATAAAGGGAAGTTAACTGAACAATATCCCTCTATTCAAACAGCATCTTACTTGGCTGCTCTGAAGGACCATGTTAAAGACTGGAGTACCGCTTCCCAGAAGTCCCACTCCCAGCGTGTCCAGTATCATTCGCTTACTCCTCCTAATCACTTCATCTGTCAGATGAGATGTGCTCAGACAGGATACTGCTGCCCCAAAACTCTCAGTAACCCCCTGAGAAAAGGAAAGACAAAAACTATCATACATAGCCCATCAACAGCATGAATACTTTTGAACACTGAAATAGAAATGAACGCTGGATGAATTATCCAACATTGTATCTACAAAGCAGTACCgaattaaataaatgattagAAGTCAGTACCTTTCTGATCATTGTGTGAGAAATGAATCCTACTGTGAGTTTAGTGTGGTGACATTCACCCTTATATACCACTGTTCCTACCAACCACCAACTTCCCAGAGTTACTTAACCACAATAGTGTGAATAGTGCATTGTTTCACAATTTGTGACTACCTTAAAGTATTAAATCACAGTTCAaagtgtaattttcagtcaatttttgaatgtacaatatatttctacaaaatatttagttatacaaaaaaaaaccacataaataaataaatacaaacaaaataataggactaataataacaagaaaaatatattattgttattattattataaaaaagtatcacaatACTGATTGGAGGTTGTAAACTTCAGAAATTGCCTTATTAACAGTAATTTGATGTGGCCACAAATTAGAAAAATACATGCTTTTTACaggttgaaaataaaataatttgacggAATCTGGGTGCTTTCATGAATAGAATTTGAAAATAGAAGACAATCATAAAACCACATGATATGACTCCATATTTCATGATCTTTAGAATTCACAGTAAGTGTATCTCCAGAATTTGTGAAATCCGGAATTTCTTTTTGCAGTTGTGTCGTAGTGACAGAGACTGAGTTCTGTCAGTCGCTGGTTCCTCATACCCCCCACATGAGTGTGACCCTtgcaaagggaaaaaaaatatagcTTATCATATTGGCTAATGTATTCTATAGACGGTATTACATTATAGGCTTTCCAGCGATTAATGTCGTTAATGTTAATGGTACAGATTTCAATGACAAGATTTAAGTTTTGGATTTATTTTGAGTGCCATATGAATGTTTTATAAAATCGTTTAAAGGCAGTCTTGACGCTTTAGCATCATTCTGGTTCAGTAAGTGTTTATTTCCCATTGTTGTTCATGAATTGTGCTCATTACCTCATCACTAAATTACTTATGATTTGAACTGGGTGTCAAATAAAAGACCTGTGCAAAATGTGCTCTGGGATTGAGAATCACTGAAACCCATAGCATTATTTCTGCTTTAAAAGCTTTCAGTACTTGGAGCAAGATgtggaatatatattttttctatgaaaatatagaaaatatatatttttattttttattagattatgtaaataaataatcgGCATAGACATTTTCATGAAGTATTATGAGTCTTTAACTAAGCCAATAAGACCGTAATGCAGACAGTATATATTGAATTAAACAGAGGTGGAcacagtacacaactctattactgtaaaagtactactggtcaaatattactcggttacaagtgaaagttgtaaaaacagatttttactcaagtaaaagtacagaagtatttgttttcaaaagtacttaagtatcaaaagtaaatttccttttttataccaatgcattattgtattattgttgtatcaatgcacactatgccatcatggtttaagccattcagtgatgctccatccgacatactcacatacgactaacttaaactcatttaaatacttgtatataatttacaaagctctttacgaagctgctgtcactttaaggccgaatgcacggatccaatacactaatacacatctgatattctcccaactttactcttctctttctcccagacgtttatatttttaatattttataagacaagcaccaagtgtatgccaactacactaatcttgatttttgaaataaatgaaacatACTTttaaagtatggctatgggtgcacacacttgtgcctaagaaccgtcttcttgctatgaactgatcagtgttcaaaaaaagttggggaaatgtataagaccctataagagtgatttctgttagactgtctgcaacaacaacaacaaaaaaacttttaaagaaggaaaaaatcatccaccgactttcagagctgctacagaaaagactttcgaccttgatagaaatgtagtggagtaaaaagtgtgatatttgtctttcaaatgtagtgaagtaaaagtcataagtttccagaaaaaataatactcaggtaaagtacagatactcaaaaagtgtacttaagtacagtactcaagtaaatgatccttcggatgagacgttaaaccgaggttccgactctctgtggttgttaaaaatcccagggaaaaagagtaggggtgtgaccacggcatcctggccaaatttgcccattggcctctgtccatcatggcctcctaataatccccatacactgattggcttaatcactctgtctcctctccaccaatcagctggtgtgtggtgagcggtCTGGCGCAATAttgctgccgtcgcatcatccaggtggatgctgcatattggtggtggttgaggagattctccccttcaatgtaaagtgctttgagtgccttgaaaagtgctataaaaaacaaatgcattattattattattattattattattattattattattattattattattattattagtattatagttactgtccacctctggaaTTAAACAAAGCAAATACTTGCATgccttaaaacaaataaataacaatgaatTGTTGATTTCCTTTTATGATAGGAGAATCTAAAAGTGAGTAGTCAAGtagtaattaatgactgaaGATGACTAGCCTATATAAATCTTGGTAAATCAAAGTGTGTCTTCACTTTATTCTTCTCAGCTATACAAAGTGTTTTGTTCCCAGCCTTAAGTTTATTTTTGTCCTTGGTGTCAAAATCAAGATACTGGTTAAAAACAGAACTAATTACATAACATGAGCAAATCTCAAGGAAGTGAATGAAACCGACATATGTTAGGTCACATGCTGTCTAAGTTCCATTGTGAGTTCATTTTAGACTAGGAAATACTTataaattcaattaaaaaaaattttttttacattcaaatttgTTTGCTGAAGTTTTTGGTCATTTTTAATTCACATCTCATAAAATCAGTAACTCAAAGACCAAATAAATCTGTGTGTTATGCATAAATGACTAAGTCCTTTAAGGGCATACATATTTTCTGTGTAGGTGACATTATACTGGCAGGCAATATCATAGCCTTTTTCTCTGTGTTTTAGGTTGATGTTAGTAAgtttataaaagacagaaagGAAAAGCTGTACCTTCAGAAATTCCAGAAAGTCTTGATGATTGTGCTGGCAGGTCATCAGAAAATAAGGTTGTAAAAAAGTTGAAGACCAAGAAGGTAAGAAGCAGTCATTGAGGGTGATGGCAGAAATGAAGAATAGAAGTCATAGATTGTTGTGGAATTCAGACATTTTGATACGTTACCATATGCCAGTTTGGATATGATCCATATTAAAACCAGAGGTCAGGAAAGTTGTCCCTGCCTATTGGCCTCACTACACTGACTAGCAGGGATATTCCAGAAAAGATGACTAAACATCAATCAAGTAACGTGTGGAAAGTGTGGGCTACACTGAAAAAGAAGAGACGTGTTGATTTTTACTTCTGCTTTGATAATTGATCTGGAATTTCAAGAAATGGATAGTTAaagaattattttgtttttgaaaaattaaGACGTGGTTTCACTGCATTCCATGCAGCGAAGTTGCATCTGAATTTGTGACTTCCAAATGAAATATAGTAGCACAAGATGAAATGGATttataaagatttttaaatgtttttttgaaactCACACTTTTCTGAGAGTGaaataatttactctaataGGAAAAAGTCAGTTATAAATGATGGCAGCCTAAAAATTGTCAAAGCTCTGATGTAGACaactaattttatatttaaggCTAAAATAATTTTCCAAAATTAAAGTCATTTTTAACCGTTTGGTCAATTTATATATTGCAATCCATTGTAAATAACTTGTGCTTAAGTCAGTCTGTGGAGGCAGAAAAAAACCACCAAAGCActtcaaaaagaaaaaactttAGTGAACAAGAAACGACCAGTCAGTGAAAGAATTATTTGTTCACTTAAAAGATGCATTCAACACAGAAATACAGTCACGAACCACAAATAGTGCAGTTTCTAACAGTGATGCTGGTCtgcactgatcaggcataacattatgatctaatattgtgttggctcCCATTTTGCTGACAAAACAACCCTGACCGTCGAGGCATGgtctccactagacccctgaaggtgtgctgtggtatctggcaccaagttgttagcagcagatcctttaagtcctgtaagttgcgaggagTGGCcaccatggatcggacttgtttgttaaGCACATTCCTCGATTGGACTAAAATCGTTTTGgcggccaagtcaacacctcaaatttgttgttgtgctcctcaaaccattcctgaaccatttttgctttgaagCAGGGCGCAATATCCTGCGAAAATAGGTCACAGCCACctgggaataccgtttccattaaACGGTGTACAtgatctgcaacaatgcttaagtAAGTGGTACGtgccaaagtaacatccacatggatggcaggacccaaggtttcccagcagaacattaccCAAAGAATAACACTGCCTTTgacagcttgccttcttcccatagtacATCCTAGTGTAATGTGttcccaggtaagcgacacacacacacactcttccatccatgtgatgtaaaagaaaacatgatttatcagaccaggccGCATTCTTTCATTGCTGAGTGGTCCCGTTCTGATGCTCTAATATATCTTATGTGTGTGTTCAATGAATCTTTGAATGAACGTGAACAAATCATTCTTCCACAGACCCATATGTTTTGTATATTCTTTTTGAAGTGTGTTGGTGGCTTTTTCTGTCTCCACAGAATATAGCACAATCAATTTGCATTGGAGTGCACAACATTTCATTGGTTGTGAATTTACTTAACAAATCTGTGTTTGGATTCTGAATGAATCTTGTTTGTGTCTTCAGTCCAGAGGTTTGGTTATATTACCAACTAAATGTTTATAGCTGGTGGGATGTTGCATTAATTAATTGTAAGACCATTTTTAATCTCACATTGttcttttatttaaacatgttttttttttattaccttttcCTAAGAAGATTTTAATTATAAACTGATAAGCCAAAACATGACCAGTCACAGATGAAGTGAATATCGTTGATCTTTTTATAACAAGGCAACATATTAAGGACTGGGAAGAAATAAAGATCGGAGCGAATTTGACAAGGGTCAAATTGTTATTGCAAGGTGACTGGGTCAGAGTATTTCTGAAATGGCAAGACTTGTGGGTTGCTCCCGGTCAGCAGTGATGTTGAGAATTGACCAACAGTGGTGGTGAGAAGGGACAAACCGCATACCGAAACCGCAAAGACTTAATGATGCACAAGGTCAACAAAGGCTATCCCGACTGGTCCGAGACAACAGATGGTCCGCTGTGGCAGAAAATATAATGATGGTTATGGGAGGAATGTGTCACAATACACAGCCTAGCTAGAAATTCTATGTTCCCCGAACGTTCCAGTTGGTGTCAAGACCATCACAGAGTCACGTTCCCAGAACGTTTCGAGATGTTGAGTTCTTTAAAGGGTTGGGGGATGCTATTTGGTGGTCCTTCACGAAACATTCAGGATGTTCTCAGAATGTTAAACGAACCATATTTTTGGGGAAATTTCATGTTCACAGAACATTCCTGCTGGTGTCAAGGCCATTACCTAGTTGGAGGATGTGCGGACCTTCAGGGAACATTCAGAACATTCTAGAAATGTTTATAGGACCACTACTATAGGATGTTTTTTCTACACTACATTCCCATAACATTTGCAAGACCTTTATAGGGGACCAacatataatgttattttttggtTCTATTTAGGTCCTTCCATCACATTTTCAGAACATGTTTGTGTGAATCTATGTACACTGGGCTGCTTTGCAAATGAGGGTCAGTAAAAATGCTTCTAAACGATTGATCAATTGAAACCCTTTATTATCAAACTTCATATCCAACATGCAAGTAATGCACTTTATAATGTGATTGCTGAAGCTACAATCTCTTACTGTATTCACAGAGACTAGAGCTTGTTATTTTTAGCCCGAAAATGATCACCGCCAGTACAATTCAGAAGCGCACATGTATTACttcttaaaactaaaataaatggaatacctctgatctgatctgaacACAGTCAGAGGCAATGGTAACTATAGGGCCGCCAGGGCAATGTGGAAACACTGTTAATGTCCCAAATGTCCTCTTTGTAGCGTTGCTATGCGACCATAGAATAACCAAAATAGAACATCCCCCTAAAGTCATATAAGGAATGATATTATATGACTAACAGAGGGCCATGTGGGAAATGTTCTGTTTGCATCCCAAATGTCCTCTTTTTAATGTTGCTATGTGACCATAAAATAACGCAAATAGCATGTCCCACTATAAGGATCCTTGAACTGTAGCCCTTTCAATACCAAAAGAGTATGTTTTAGGAACATCCCTAATGTAAAGATTCTGGATTTTCATAACCTTTCGAGAACTTTTAACAACAAGTTAGATCCACGGCTCATATCTCACCCTACAGGACTTACAGCGAGCCAGATTCCACAGGGCACCTTCAGGGGACTTGTATATAGAGTCCATACAGGCAGAGGAATCGGACCAACAGAATATTAGGCATAATGTTTTGACTAATTGGTTTATACATTTACaagcatttaatttaatttaaattatacttaaattaaaatacaatgCTGTGTAAAGTCCTACCTCAGTTCATATCAGGATTTTAAAAGGTCTTGCTGATAAGACTAGACTGAACTGTCATACATCAGATTTTGacatatgttttttttcagCACTTCATGAGTTGACACATACAGATAAGTCAAGATAGAAAAAAAGGTAtgtgtatttggcgtgctgtccaagGAGAGGGCTCAGAGCTCTGTATTTGGCCCAAACTCAGAGTACTCCTCCCGTATTCCTGGCTGTGGGGAACAAGTcagggtggtggagggatgctgaaaACTGTCTGCAGGCTCTGCTAATAGGATAGATGTGTTAATTGTTGAAGACGAGTTGATTGGTTTAATTATTTGAACATGCT is a window encoding:
- the acod1 gene encoding cis-aconitate decarboxylase isoform X2 — protein: MILDTLGVGLLGSGTPVFNMVLQSSQGQHALENSKVWGRPGISLPPQYAAFVNGVAVHSMDFDDTWHPATHPSGAVLPALLALAETLPAKPSGLELLLAFNVGMEVQGRLLRFSKEAYNIPKRFHPPAVVGVMGSAAASAKLLGLPAAQSIAALAIACSSAGAPMANAATQTKPLHMGNAARGGLEASQLALLGLEGNTQILDLESGFGAFYPDYVPHPLAEVTPTSQYKWVLEEQNIAQKRFPAHLGMHWVADAAIEARAKFLAKYPNANLSQIKKITLRVPSSRYVDCPFPVSEHQARHSFQFNCCTALLDGQVTVESFSISQMNRSALKEMLLKVKLENPQDNHSSFEKMYCEIAVETTQGEVFTARCNTFYGHWRKPLSHEDLVKKFKANASTVLTADVMEGIIYTVDRLDTNQDCSMLWSYMHFNKHMMHRNECRYSALA
- the acod1 gene encoding cis-aconitate decarboxylase isoform X1, producing MIRKGVTESFGAAVSCLSTSHLTDEVIRRSKRMILDTLGVGLLGSGTPVFNMVLQSSQGQHALENSKVWGRPGISLPPQYAAFVNGVAVHSMDFDDTWHPATHPSGAVLPALLALAETLPAKPSGLELLLAFNVGMEVQGRLLRFSKEAYNIPKRFHPPAVVGVMGSAAASAKLLGLPAAQSIAALAIACSSAGAPMANAATQTKPLHMGNAARGGLEASQLALLGLEGNTQILDLESGFGAFYPDYVPHPLAEVTPTSQYKWVLEEQNIAQKRFPAHLGMHWVADAAIEARAKFLAKYPNANLSQIKKITLRVPSSRYVDCPFPVSEHQARHSFQFNCCTALLDGQVTVESFSISQMNRSALKEMLLKVKLENPQDNHSSFEKMYCEIAVETTQGEVFTARCNTFYGHWRKPLSHEDLVKKFKANASTVLTADVMEGIIYTVDRLDTNQDCSMLWSYMHFNKHMMHRNECRYSALA